A genomic segment from Deferribacterota bacterium encodes:
- a CDS encoding Rieske (2Fe-2S) protein: MEKSRKIYRISKRNILKLILAIFGFIFLYKYLIPSGLKKSNTIKIELDRIPKEGGLIIKNKRVAVINKDNKIYALSIVCTHLGCTLNLTETNFICPCHGSKFSLTGKALKGPANRDLKNLPFKIIKNTLFIYC; encoded by the coding sequence ATGGAAAAAAGTAGAAAAATTTATAGAATCTCTAAAAGAAACATACTAAAACTCATTCTAGCGATATTTGGATTTATTTTTTTATATAAATACTTAATTCCTTCTGGATTAAAAAAGTCTAACACTATAAAAATAGAATTAGACAGAATCCCTAAAGAAGGGGGGTTAATAATAAAAAATAAGAGAGTTGCTGTTATAAATAAAGATAATAAAATATATGCTTTGAGCATAGTTTGCACACATTTAGGTTGCACCCTTAATTTAACGGAAACAAATTTTATTTGTCCTTGTCATGGTAGCAAGTTTAGCCTAACAGGTAAGGCATTAAAAGGCCCAGCTAATAGAGATTTAAAAAACTTACCCTTTAAAATCATAAAAAATACTCTATTTATATACTGCTAG
- a CDS encoding cytochrome b N-terminal domain-containing protein, translating to MFSEFLKHIFPKIILKNNLKISYTFCLGGLSLLAFFILCISGILLSIYYEPTPERAYNSILFIEENILLGKYLRDMHRFSNHLFLVLLFLHTLRVILTGVYRLRSYNWIIGMILLVLSLFEAYSGYLLPMDQLSLWATQTGMNLLESIPFGKGIKDLLVVHNIQTNYTLLRFYILHIIIVPIIMLIFISIHFYRIRKDKGVLPYI from the coding sequence ATGTTTTCAGAATTTTTAAAACATATATTCCCTAAAATAATACTTAAAAACAATCTGAAGATATCATACACATTCTGTCTAGGCGGATTATCCCTACTTGCCTTTTTTATCCTCTGTATATCTGGTATACTCTTGTCTATATATTACGAACCAACACCTGAAAGAGCATATAATTCAATATTGTTTATAGAAGAAAATATTTTACTTGGCAAATACTTAAGGGATATGCACAGGTTTTCAAATCACCTTTTTTTAGTTCTATTATTCTTACACACCCTAAGGGTTATATTAACAGGAGTTTATAGACTTAGGAGCTACAACTGGATTATAGGCATGATCTTGCTAGTCTTGTCATTATTTGAAGCCTACTCTGGCTATCTATTGCCAATGGATCAATTGTCTCTATGGGCTACCCAAACGGGAATGAATCTTTTAGAGTCAATCCCTTTTGGCAAGGGTATAAAAGATCTTTTAGTGGTTCACAATATACAAACAAACTACACCCTATTAAGATTTTATATTCTTCATATTATAATTGTGCCTATAATTATGCTAATATTTATATCAATTCATTTTTATAGAATTAGAAAAGATAAAGGAGTCTTGCCCTACATATAA
- a CDS encoding cytochrome B6: MEKERKHIKSDPYFFKIIKYSSLFLIALILICSIFFDAPLMEKADIKNPPNPAKSAWFLLWIQEVVSYSIYYIYIVLIIFIFYLFLPLIRKNPSSHLARWFPKEDLLVSIFTILIIFIIIILTIIAYFFRGHDWILKFY; encoded by the coding sequence ATGGAAAAAGAAAGAAAACATATAAAGAGTGATCCTTATTTCTTTAAGATTATTAAATATTCATCATTATTTTTAATAGCTTTAATATTAATTTGCTCTATATTTTTCGATGCCCCTTTAATGGAAAAAGCGGACATCAAAAACCCACCAAATCCAGCAAAATCAGCGTGGTTTCTATTATGGATTCAAGAAGTTGTTAGTTATTCTATATATTATATTTATATAGTTCTAATAATATTTATTTTTTATTTATTTCTACCATTAATTAGAAAAAATCCCTCTAGCCATTTAGCAAGATGGTTTCCAAAAGAAGATTTGTTAGTTTCAATTTTTACAATATTAATAATATTTATTATTATTATACTGACAATAATTGCATATTTCTTTAGGGGACATGATTGGATATTAAAATTCTATTAA